The Rhodothermales bacterium genome segment ATCGAGCCGTAACAATATCAGATTATGAAAATGCAAATCAGTATACAATGCGGTCAGGTCTATATCAGGAGGTCGATATGGCTCATCGAGTCCTTTCAACGGGTGATATGCAAGGTTTTCCATGAAAAAGGGTTCTATCGTCAGTGAAGATTGTTGCTCAAGGTAATTGTTGAAATCATTGTTGTTCTGCAACTGATATTGGTAAAGAGTGAGAGCATTTCGGATTCGCTCACTTTCGAGCAGGTTCAAATTTCCGGATGCCAACATCTCGTCATACGTTGCTAACTCAGGTTCGAACGTGGAGTTAAATATGAGTGCATGGCTCAGTTCTAGCAGTGAATCTTTTCTGGCCTGACTCGGCTCAGCGTGAACAATCCCAAAAAGCTTGCGCAGATCTTTCACTTGTTGCTCATGGAAATTGATCGTAGCATTCAACTCCGCAATTGAGTTCTCGATGTCGGTTTCAATACCACTCAGATATTGCGTTTCCTGCTCATAATCGACTTTACTATTCCACCATGAGTTTAGAGCAATAGCGATCAGAATTCCGGCTACAATAAGAACAAGCTCACGTAGTGCGTAGCGCCAATCAACCTTTAACCATGTTATTTTTCTATCCATATACTTAAAGTATACTTCGGCTGAGGTTTAACAAAAATGTGTCACGAAGACCAATGAGGGCAGCTCCGGTATCAAAAGTGAACTCGGTTACTTATTCACATCATTGACAATTTCGCGACTCGCACTATACACGCGCTGCGTTATTCAGCCTTTGCACACCTTGCTTGCTGAGCCAAAAGCGCGTTCACTTTTCCAGTTTCTTTCCTATCCAAATCTCACGCTGCACGCCGCCAGCCCGCTTTACACCCTCTCTGAATGCATCAGACTTGAACCATTCCATGGCCCTATCGAGGTTCTCCACATTCAAGTGGACAAGTGCCACATGGGTATCGCGCTCATCCCGATAGAACGGCCCATCAGTTATCCCATAGGCTAGACGAGCATCTCGTGCATCATCATGTTCTTTCCTCCAGCTATCGAAGTCCTCTGGAATGACCCGAATGATAATCGCCTGCTGCATGTCTACACTCCTTTACATTAAATCGATTCAGATGACTTTCACAAACCCACCCATCAGAAATAGCCACGCACATTCAGGCCGCACATGCGAAATTCCCGAAATCCTCGGCAGGTCAGCAAATCCTTAAACAGCAGAAACTGGCCGCGAATGCGAAGAAACCCTCCTATAAGAACGCTCCCCTCTCTTACCTGCGCAACAATAACGGCGGTTTTTTCGCTACTTCCGCGCTTTTGCGAAATCTCTTTGCCATCACAAACCCATAGCGGCCCGTCAGCGGGCGACGTTCGAACGACCTGTTCTCGGGTTATGACGAGGCTTCTGACGTCACCGCCGCTTCACAAGCGCATCTTTTCGCATCGTATTATCGAACGCTCGCTTCACGTTCACCCGGCTGGGCTGGCCATAGATTGGTGTCGTGCGCGGGCTCTTATAACCCACCAACGTCTTATGCGAGCTGCCGCGCGATCGTGTGACGGAACGGGTGTGGATTGATGCCTGCACCCTCATGCCCGTTCTTCCGCCAACTGCTGGATCCGCCACGGTGCGTAGGATGAGCCTCGGGGCGTCTCTTGTCGAACATCACGTACAAAACGTCCCCATCCGAAATCCACTCGCCGGCTCGCCTCCGTCTTTCTTCGATGCTGTTTGGCATGTATGTTTCGACGATGACGCCCCGCTCACCTTTTCTCCATCCCCATGCTCTGGACCCTCCTCCTCGCCGCCCTGACGCTCTCACAACCCGCTGAGCCGCTCCGCCTCGCCATCGTCGGCCTCGTCCACGGCCATGTGGGCGGATTCCTGAACAGCTTCAAGGACCGCGACGACCTCAACATTGTCGGGCTCTATGACCCGAGCGAGGCGCTGCATACCAAATACGCCGGCCGCTACGGCATCGACCGCGCGCTGTTTTACGACGATCTGGAACGCATGCTCGTTGAGACAAAACCCGAAGCCGTCACCGTCTTCACCAATACGTTCGACCACAAGATGGTGGTGGAGCTGTGCGCGAAATACGGCATCGACGTGATGATGGAGAAACCGCTGGCGGTAAACATGGAGCACGCCCGGGCGATGGCGGCGGCGGCAAAGGCCGGCGGCATCGAGCTGCTCGTCAACTACGAAACCACCTGGTACAAAAGCCACGCGGCCATCGAGAAGCTGGTGGACGCCGGCTCGATCGGGGCCATCCAGAAGGTGGTCATCCACGACGGGCATCGGGGGCCGGAAGAAATGGGCGTCGACCCCGAATTCCTCGAATGGCTCGTCGATCCGGTGCTGAACGGCGGCGGCGCGCTGACGGACTTCGGGTGCTACGGCGCCAACCTGCTCACGTGGCTGCTCAAGGGCGAACGGCCGAAGTCCGTCTACGCCCTGCTCCAGCAGTACAAAAAAAACAATCCGACCTACGCGCGCGTCGACGACGAAGCCAACATCGTGGTCGAGTACGAGAACGCCGTCGGTATCATCCAGGCATCCTGGAACTGGTCGCTGCCCGTCAACCGAAAGGACATGGAGGTGTACGGACACATCGGCCAGGTGATCACGCCCAACGGCAACCTCGCCATCGCCCAAATCGAAAAGCAGCCGGCCACCGAGCTGCCGCTCCCCGACCTCGCGCCCGACCGCAAGGACTTCATTGCGCTGCTCACGGCCGTCGTACGCGGCGAGTTGAAGCTGGCGCCGCACGACCTCTCCTCCCTCGAAAACAACCTCCTCGTGACCGAAATCCTCGACGCCGCCCGGGAGTCGGCGCGCACGGGGCAACGGGTGATGCTCAGGCCGTGACCGGGGAATGCACAGCGATCTATGCTCGGGACGCCCCGATTGCGTCATCCCCAATCGAGTTGGGAGCCTGTCCCCAGCTTGACCTTGGGATGACGAACAGCAAGGGATGCCAAAAAGCCAACAGCGCTGCACTTCCGGAGCACATGAAAGGGGTTCGGCGAACGTGACGCGATAGCCAACGCAGCCGGCGCATCGCGCGTACGCCCCGATCCTCAACCCGCAGCCTTAATCGCGGTAGCCAGGGCGGCCGGCGTCGGGGCGGCGGCGATCGCCTCGGGCATCCAGCCTGCCGTCTTGAGCGCCTCGGCGGTCGTGGGGCCGATGGCGGCGGCGCGCACCGCGCGCCAGGTGTCCGGCAGCGCCGGCGCGGCATGCAGCACGCCGGAGGGGCTGAAGAAGGCCATCCAGGTAGGCACCGCATACGCGCGCCAGTCCGGCTCGAGATCGACCGTGCGATAGACCAGACATTCCTCGAAAGGCACGCCGGCCGCGACTAGCTGTCCGGGCAGTGCGTCGCGACGTCGGTTGCCGCAGAGGAAGAGCCAGGGATGCGCCGTCTCGCGCCGCACCACCTGCCGGGCGAGCCGGCTGGCCTCCCCGCTTTCCTCGCCGACCGGCGCAAAACCGGCCGCAGCCAGCAGGCGGGCCGTGGCAGGGCCGACCGCAAAGGCCGGCCGCGCAATCCACGGCATCGGATCGATGCGATAGCGGGCCAGCGTCTCGACCAGCCGCTGCGCCGCGCGCGGGCTGGTCAGCACCAATCCGCCATACCCCTCCGGCCGCAGGAGCGCCTGCCTCAGGGCCTCCTCGCCGGCGTTTTCGTAGGCGATCACCGGTATCGACACGGCGCGAAATCCTTCGCCGTCGAGCGCGTTCTCGAACCGATCCCGCACGTCGCTCCCTTCGTCGGGTGTGCGCAGCAGATACACGAGGGGCCGGCTTTCCATCGGCTATGAGCGAATGTCGTGCAGCAGCGCGCCGGCGCCTGCCGCGATGAGCCGCTCGGCGAGCGTCACGCCGGCGTGCTCCGGATCGGCGGTGTCCACGGCGATGCGCTGGCGATAGACGATCGCGCCGTCGAGCGCCGCCACGCAGCCGTCCAGAATGAACCCGTGGGCCGCGTCGCGGCGGGCCCAGGCGCCGACCGGGACATGGCAGCCGCCTTCCAGCCGGCGCAGGAACGCGCGCTCGGCGCGCACCGCCAGCTCGGTCTCCCGGTCGTGCAGGGCGTTGGCCAGCACGTAGTGCAGCCCGCTCCCCCTGGCGCATACGATGCCGAGGGCGCCCTGTCCCACGGCCGGCAGCATCCAGGCATCGTCCAGCACCGACCGGATACGCGCCTGGAAGCCGAGCCGGTTGAGTCCAGCCGCCGCCAGCACCATCCCGTGCCAGTCACTCTCGTCGAGCTTGCGCAGCCGGGTATCGACGTTGCCGCGCACCGAAACGATCTCGAGGTCGGGCCGCCACGCCTTGAGCAGGGCCGTACGGCGCAGCGAGGACGTCGCGACGCGGGCGCCCCGGGGCAGCTCCTCGATGCCGCCGGCGAACGACGGATGCGCGACGAACGCGTCGAACGGGTTCTCGCGCTCCGAAACCGACGCCAGCATCAGGCCTTCGGGCAGCACGGTCGGGAGATCCTTGAGGGAGTGGACGGCCAGGTCGATCCGGCCCTCCAGCATGGCGTTATCGAGCTCGCGCGTAAAAAACGACTTGCCCTCCACCTGCCACAGGGGCACGTCCTGGACACGGTCGCCCTGCGTGGTGATCTCTTCGATCAGGACCGTGTGGCCGGCCGCTTCGAGCAGCGTCTTCACACGATGGGCCTGCCAGAGCGCGAGCGCGCTGCCGCGCGTGCCGAGGCGCAACACCCGGCCGCGCTCCACCCCGGGAGTCGCCGAGGCGGCGACCGACGCCGGCCGCTCGTCGAACGGGCATCCGGCCCCCGTGATCAGCGAGGCGGGAATTTCCTGCATATCCATGGCATGCGATGCTCCCGTCTGGGTTTCCGCCTCGTCGCAGCCCTCACGGGAGAACAGGGTGCGCAGCAGTTTGATGCCGTGGGTGTAGTCGATCTCCGACAGACCCACCGTCTTGAGCCGAACGACCGGCACGGCGAGGACCTTCTGCATGATCGACCACGTCAGCCGGTCCAGCTCCTCACGGTCGACGGCCGACAGGCGGTGCGCATGGCGATCGATCTCCTGCCGGCGAATCGTTTCGAACGTCTCCAGAATGGTGTGGATGGCCGGCTGGAGCGCCTGATGATGAAAAAACCAGGCCACGAAGTCGGCCAGCATGTCCTCGCTGATGCGGCGGGCGGCCGGCAGTTCACGCGAGCGGCCGGCCTGCACGCCGGCGATGCGCTCGTTCAAGCCGTCGAGGTCGACGAGCGTACAGCCGGCGAGGGCGCCGATGGCGGGGTCCGCGTTGCGCGGGGAGGCGATGTCGAGCACCAGCTGTTCCCTGCGCGCCGGCGATTCTGCCCACGCGCCGGCATCGAGCACGAGCGCCGGAGCGCCGGTGGTCACCATCACGATGTCGGCTTCGGCAGCGGCGCGATACCGGTCTTCCCAGGCGATCGCATCGATACCCGTCGTTTGCGCCAGCGCGTCGGCCCGCTCGGGCGACCGGTTCGTCACCCGTACGCGCCCCGGCAAGGTCGCCCGCAGGACCTGCACGGCAAGCGCCCCCATGTGCCCCGCGCCTATCACCAGCGCCTCCGACCGGTTGAGCCCGCGCGAGCGGACGAATTCGGTGGCCAACAGGGCCGCCATGCCCGGGACGGACGCATGGCCGCCGGCGAT includes the following:
- a CDS encoding uroporphyrinogen-III synthase; this encodes MESRPLVYLLRTPDEGSDVRDRFENALDGEGFRAVSIPVIAYENAGEEALRQALLRPEGYGGLVLTSPRAAQRLVETLARYRIDPMPWIARPAFAVGPATARLLAAAGFAPVGEESGEASRLARQVVRRETAHPWLFLCGNRRRDALPGQLVAAGVPFEECLVYRTVDLEPDWRAYAVPTWMAFFSPSGVLHAAPALPDTWRAVRAAAIGPTTAEALKTAGWMPEAIAAAPTPAALATAIKAAG
- a CDS encoding DUF6090 family protein is translated as MDRKITWLKVDWRYALRELVLIVAGILIAIALNSWWNSKVDYEQETQYLSGIETDIENSIAELNATINFHEQQVKDLRKLFGIVHAEPSQARKDSLLELSHALIFNSTFEPELATYDEMLASGNLNLLESERIRNALTLYQYQLQNNNDFNNYLEQQSSLTIEPFFMENLAYHPLKGLDEPYRPPDIDLTALYTDLHFHNLILLRLDTEANVLEIRKRLLETMHDVQRYIKEELVQRGVSDGE
- a CDS encoding Gfo/Idh/MocA family oxidoreductase is translated as MLWTLLLAALTLSQPAEPLRLAIVGLVHGHVGGFLNSFKDRDDLNIVGLYDPSEALHTKYAGRYGIDRALFYDDLERMLVETKPEAVTVFTNTFDHKMVVELCAKYGIDVMMEKPLAVNMEHARAMAAAAKAGGIELLVNYETTWYKSHAAIEKLVDAGSIGAIQKVVIHDGHRGPEEMGVDPEFLEWLVDPVLNGGGALTDFGCYGANLLTWLLKGERPKSVYALLQQYKKNNPTYARVDDEANIVVEYENAVGIIQASWNWSLPVNRKDMEVYGHIGQVITPNGNLAIAQIEKQPATELPLPDLAPDRKDFIALLTAVVRGELKLAPHDLSSLENNLLVTEILDAARESARTGQRVMLRP
- the hemC gene encoding hydroxymethylbilane synthase; this encodes MQFVAFGLNHTTAALDLRERFNRSEADVRSLYRSLPLSRHAELVLLSTCNRTECYLYGNDADIDRVRVALAREAGCPWPENGSFEKRDEEAVRHVLEVTSGMQSMVIGDGQILNQIKDAYRWAVDESRVGAILHRLMHTAFRTAKRIVTETDIAGGHASVPGMAALLATEFVRSRGLNRSEALVIGAGHMGALAVQVLRATLPGRVRVTNRSPERADALAQTTGIDAIAWEDRYRAAAEADIVMVTTGAPALVLDAGAWAESPARREQLVLDIASPRNADPAIGALAGCTLVDLDGLNERIAGVQAGRSRELPAARRISEDMLADFVAWFFHHQALQPAIHTILETFETIRRQEIDRHAHRLSAVDREELDRLTWSIMQKVLAVPVVRLKTVGLSEIDYTHGIKLLRTLFSREGCDEAETQTGASHAMDMQEIPASLITGAGCPFDERPASVAASATPGVERGRVLRLGTRGSALALWQAHRVKTLLEAAGHTVLIEEITTQGDRVQDVPLWQVEGKSFFTRELDNAMLEGRIDLAVHSLKDLPTVLPEGLMLASVSERENPFDAFVAHPSFAGGIEELPRGARVATSSLRRTALLKAWRPDLEIVSVRGNVDTRLRKLDESDWHGMVLAAAGLNRLGFQARIRSVLDDAWMLPAVGQGALGIVCARGSGLHYVLANALHDRETELAVRAERAFLRRLEGGCHVPVGAWARRDAAHGFILDGCVAALDGAIVYRQRIAVDTADPEHAGVTLAERLIAAGAGALLHDIRS